A single region of the Vicia villosa cultivar HV-30 ecotype Madison, WI linkage group LG4, Vvil1.0, whole genome shotgun sequence genome encodes:
- the LOC131594987 gene encoding protein TIFY 10B-like, protein MSTSSELSEVSGHKPARSPEKTTFSQTCSLLSQYIKEKGSFKDLSLGMSCNNNTETTGCVESSSQLGTTMNLFPTMENNLGPKNLTTMDLFSPQASMNNSNATKGPKAAQLTMFYNGQVIVFNDFPADKAQELMAFANKGISESQNNNSLYTYAQSQPSFPPNSVRTSVDPIAPIVPTVNNIVPSTCNGPILEHPQVLSRPNVCDLPIMRKASLHRFLEKRKDRVASKSPYQRTNAMESINKPGENMSWLVGAKSTQI, encoded by the exons ATGTCTACCTCATCGGAGCTCTCGGAAGTTTCCGGCCACAAACCGGCGAGGTCGCCGGAGAAGACAACTTTCTCCCAGACTTGCAGTTTACTGAGTCAGTATATCAAGGAAAAGGGGAGCTTCAAAGATCTTTCTCTCGGTATGTCATGCAACAACAACACCGAAACTACTG GGTGTGTTGAGAGTTCTTCTCAATTAGGAACAACTATGAACTTGTTTCCAACTATGGAAAATAACTTGGGACCAAAGAATCTTACTACCATGGATTTGTTCTCTCCACAAGCTTCCATGAACAACTCCAA TGCTACTAAGGGACCTAAAGCTGCACAATTGACAATGTTTTACAATGGCCAAGTAATTGTATTCAACGATTTCCCTGCTGATAAAGCACAAGAGCTCATGGCTTTTGCTAACAAAGGAATCTCTGAAAGTCAGAACAACAATTCTTTGTACACTTACGCACAAAGCCAGCCTTCATTTCCTCCAAATTCGGTCAGAACTTCTGTTGACCCAATCGCCCCAATTGTTCCAACAGTGAACAACATCGTCCCTAGCACCTGCAACGGGCCGATTCTTGAACACCCTCAAGTGCTTTCCAGACCTAATGTTTGCG ATCTTCCAATTATGAGGAAAGCTTCTCTTCATCGGTTCCTTGAGAAGAGAAAGGATAG AGTTGCTTCCAAATCACCATATCAGAGAACAAATGCAATGGAGAGTATTAACAAGCCAGGTGAAAAC